The Arabidopsis thaliana chromosome 5, partial sequence genomic interval acacctaaaaaaaagataaacacattgatgaaaatgataaaaactaattaaatgtattttctCGTTTAAGAACTTATTAGAAACACATAGATCAAAGTTTATTATTAATTCAGCTTCTGACAGACAACAAAGAAGGAATTGCACCCAAGTTTGGAGTTGTGTTCTTGCTTGTAGTAGAATCTGAAATTGTACGGCCTCTTTTACcagagtaagaagaagaagtaaaagctCTCATTGGACTTGCAAATGACCATCCCCAGCTTCTGTTccttcctccaccaccatgACCCATgttatgattatgatgatgatgatgttcagctgatgatgatgatacccatgatgatgaagatgaagaagaagacgatgacgTCATTATCATAAACCCACCAAAGATCCCACCACATCTCACCATCTCTCTAACACCATTACTAGGGTTACTACTGACCTTGTTACCTTTGTTATTATTACCTTCTCTCTGTGACTCAACTCTTCTCAAAGTACAATCTCCAAACCCATTTGTGATCCTCTCAAAGAAATCACCAGAGAAGCTTCTACTTCCACACCCAACAGATCTAGATCTCGACACTTTCCTCTCACTTGGTGTGACTTCAATGTTAGgacttccatcttcttcaacaatcaCATCAATACCGTTTCTGTTACTACTActcccaccaccaccaacaactCTCTTtgacattgaagaagaagctgacgaagaagacgaagatccCACTGTTGTAGTCTCTGccaactctgtttttgtctcaGTCTGGCTTATGGGTTGATGAAAGTTTCCAACTTTCTTACTGCTACCATGTTGTTTCGAAGAGTAGAGATGAAAAAAGGACCAAAAcccatttctctttctcggGCTCAAATCTGAATCTCCGTACGTTGTCTTCGTAGTCCTTGTAGATTGACTTCTCTTGTAGACAATATTAGCCGtggtcgaagaagaagaagaagcagtaagcatcttcttcttcttcttagctaACAAAAACGGAAgcttgctgttgttgttgtttgttgctccggagacagagagagaaagagacgcTGAGAGATTTGCGGCAGAGGCAGTGGTTGTGCTACCAACAGAGTCAGATCtgaaggaaggagaagaagaagttgaagaggAAGTGAGGTGTTTAGGAAGTGGGAAAGATGAAGTTACAAGCTTTCCAAGCTTTTCTTGAAGACAAAAAGCACAGATCCCACCTGGGTTTTTAGTAAATGGATGGTTTATACATTGCATACCATCACCCATATCTTGATCTTTTGCTTCCACCATTGTTGataaccaaaaaccaaaacttccTTATagattcctctgtttctgtgTGTGAGCTTTTGAGAATTattagtttctcttcttttgagagagagaaagagagattggtggagaaagagagaaatgaagaGTGGGTTGTGGCAGAGGAGAGGGGTCGAGTTCCCAGATGCACGTGGGATACTGACTTGTGTGTGCCTTGTGgcctctctctctatttcttctctattttttcttcaaatcttccaaaaggtttttaacactaatcttttttggttggtttttttttttcatcaatcttttttggttggtttggGATGGACTAAAAAGGTTTTCTGGTCTAGTGTGTAATGTAACCATACATCCACGtggctttgtttcttctatttttggtttctattattgttattaaatctagctctctttttttctttggacaAAATTAAATCTAGCTCGCTTTAAATCACCGCACCTGCTACAGGCTATATAGCTAAAAGCTAACTAGGCTATACACTATACAGTAATTTACTCTGTAGTCTGTAGTATTCATGTAAAAGAAATGGTTATACGTAGGTAgctttaaacaacaaaacttacTCTGTAGACTATATAAAGATCAATACTTGATGCAgctggtaaaaaaaaaaaaacgaattgaCTCGAGCAGTAAATTCCTATTGATTGTGAAAAccaagttttgttgtttcaataCACTACAAATACGGGCCGAACAAGAATCCAATGGTGGTTGTTACGCAGTTTGCAATAAGAGGAGTGTCACATGCacatttttcatcttttgttttgtcttattCTAAAGAACTTAGCGAAAGATATGGGAAAGGTGTCACGCCACCTTGAGAGCACACTACCTACgaactatttttctttccaattttattttatctttgacTTGCTATTTTCCCTATTTCATTAATCGACTACATGGCTACATACTTTATGATATAATATACAGGTCTTAAATTATGACTGGATTatgtataatattaaaatacagATGCTTCACGTAATAGTGTAACTTGATGGAGAGACCAAGATGGActgaaataataattatagCTACCTACATTAAAGGCTAAATTTGCATGGataacaaatttttaatttgacaCAGTTTCgttttacaattttggtttggttcgatAGTTTTTTCCGATTGCAGATTTTGGTCCGCATTCCTTCGGCCCATATAACACTAAGGCCCATATAAAGTTTCCCGCGTAAAGGAAAAAGAATCGTAAAATTAATCTTCCCCGAGAAGTTTCGAAATCAGATTAATCCCGCCGGAGAGAAAATGACCGTCGCCGCCGCAGCCGAAGAACCATCTCAGAGACCTCTCACCGACAAAGATATCATTCGTTTAGCACAGTACCACCATTGTCAAACCGGATTCTCTCTCCCACCTTACCTTCTCTCACCGTCTTCCCACGATTCCCTTCTCTCATACCTCAAATCTCgctcttcttcaccatctccGTCGAAACAAGTTTCTGAGTATGTAATCGCTCTTCTATCTCTAATATCTCTCTCCCCTACTACTCCCTCTCTCTGCTCTCTCCTCgcttctcttctcatctcCTACACCCAAATCTTCAATTCCTGCAAAATCCCAAGCGATTCTGATTCTCTCAAGACGATTCAGCTCTTCGGTACTCTCTTACGATACTTACACGTTAAGGAGGTGAAATCTGTAGTTGATTCGATCTTATCAGGTGTGACTAGAGTTATCACTGTTGATGAAGCCCAGGTGTTCGATTTATTGCCTGTGTGCTTTGATTTATTGCGTAGAGAAGGTAAAGCTAGTGAAATCGATTTCGTTAATTCGGCGATTGATCGTGTTCTTAGTTGTGAATGGAACAAAGCGTTGTTGACGAAAATGGTTTCTCTTGCAAAGGAGTTTTCATTTCTGGATAAAGGGAGAAAAAGTGAATTGGTAGAGAAAGTGTTTGTTGGTATTAAGTTGATAGACTTGCAGGATTTGCCTTCACTTGTGTATCAATTGTTGGTTCTTGCCTCTAAAGGTTTTTGCAAGAGGGAAGTGATTGGTGGTGTTGTTGGTTACTTTGGGTCTAAAGCTGAGACTAGAGTAGCTTCCGTTGTTAGACAGATAGAAGGAACAGTTCTTCTTCATGTGAATTTTGCTGTGAAGCAGGATCCTTCATTGGGGCAAGAGGTTGTGGCGTTAGTCAAATCTGATCTTAGAGCTTTCAATCATTTTACAGTCGCGGTTCTGTTTTCCGTTGCTCGGGTTAGAAAATTCGGTGAGAGCTCCTTGGGGATGTTGAGAACGGCTTTGCTTACTGCGTACAATGATTACAGACTCTCCAAGTAAGTAATAGTCTCTTACACAAAGAAGGCTGTAGGGATACATTTTTACCAATGTTTTCGTCAATGATGTACAGAGATTGCAAGTGGCTACCTGTTGAGCTTAAGGAAGAGAGTTTCCTGCATGCCAAATTGGTTGAAAAATCTTTGCTAAGAGCGGTATGTTGccatgattttttatttttggactTTTAGCCCTTTCTATCATACCAGGACAGCATTGCGAGACgattaaaaaagtattttgttatattgtgTTAGGTTAGTGAGTGCCGATATGGGAGAGAGCATGTGGTTCCAAGTGTTATTCAGTTTGGCTTTATGTTGCTAGAATCTGTTGAAGAAGGTAGATCCAATGAGTTTGGTGATTCGAAAGGTGTACTCGGTATTGAGAAGCTTAGCATTCAGATTCTGGGAACCCTATTTGAAGTCCATGATATGACGAGAAACGAGGTTGATTACTACTGCCTTAATTATTAATGCTTTATAGACTGacatttaaacttttatgCTAGTTCTTTGCATCCGTaacttaacaaaacatatttgagTGACATTCAAATTTTGCAGATAATTGAGCAATGCAAATTTCGCATTCTTTCTTTGAAATGCGCAAAGAGCAAGCCAATAGTAAGgtcaataatgtttttaatggATAGGGTTGTCAACCTTATTTCCATGTGCTAAGGTTGTTGACTTGACTTTGTAGGTTGTTAGGGTATCTTGTCCAGAGATACTCACTTATCATGTTGGAATTTGTCCACCATCTCAAAGAGTTATTGGATTATTTCACTTTCATGGAGGGACATATCagctgttttcttgtttctgctGTTATCCCGCTCATCAAATTCAGCCGTGATCTTCAGGTAAAATATGTGTTGCACATTCTCTTTTGTAATACTTTCTTCTGCACATCTGCTGCTGCTAGTGTTTCATATTGATTATACTCATCAATTTGTATGCATTTTACTTGTCTATGGaattgggaaaaaaaacaagctgTTCACGCCAAGACCTCAGATTAAATCTAACTTGATGATGCAGGACTACACCATCTTGGTGATTCGCAAAGCTATGTTTAGACGGGAAGATACAGTTCGTGTTGCAGCAACCAAAGTAATAACTGATCTTATACTTGCAGAGAAACTAGCTAAGAGAGACAGCTCATTTACTTTCCAAGACTCAGCAAGCCAAGCCAGTTCCAGTCAGCAGACTGAGATGAGCTGTATTGTGAGGGGAAACCTCTTTACTGAACTGAATGGGTTGCTTCAAAGATGTCTTTACCAGCAGGtgtctttttccttctttatcaTGAAAAGTTACTTTCAAGAGTATGAAAATATTCTTTGAGCTCTTTGGTTCCTACATGTAGGCAAGAGTGAAGGAAGTAGTTTATGATGGGCTTGTGAAGTTAGTCCTGATTGATCCATCAAGTGGAGGACATGTGTTGGACTTTCTTATGCCTCATTTTCTTCGTTTCTTCGGACAGGTAACTGTCAGCTTCATCCCTCCATGCTTGACAAAACAGAAAacgttgatatatatatatatatatatatatatatatatatatatatattgtgaaCTTCTCTCTACCCTTGACTATTTTTACAGGGACTTGCTGTtgattttttcaacttttattGTTGAAAGACACAACCTCACACATATTTTGACAACTTACGATTATGCTGGCAGGACACAGATTTTCAACTTGGAATCACTTCATGCATTAGAGTAGAAGGTGACAAATTTACTATTGAAGAGCCCTTGGATAGGCTTCTCTTTTGTGTCTCTTGGATTTTACTTCTCCAGCAGCAAAACAGCTCTGATCGGCCTTCCGATGCTGCGTGGCCATGCTTTGGTTTCTCCCTTTCACAAGATAATGAGGTATTGCTACAGAAAGAACTGGTTTTGTGTTACCTAATAGAGCATAGCTGTCAATAATAACGTGTGGGTACATTCAAATTTCGTATGGCAGCAGCAGGTTGGAAGAAACCTATCTCATGAAGCGTACTCCAGTGCTTTGGTAAAGATCCGAAGCTTCTTACTAGGCAAGAAGTTAGGAGGTACGTGACAAATGATCGTTCTTAAAAAAAGCCTTGACTAGTTTTATATACCTGAACACGTTTGATCTGCTGTTACATTTGTTTGCTTTCAAGTCTGGTTCGTATAGGTTGTGTGTTAGGCTTAGTCTAGTGTCATTTGAAGTACAAGCTATAAATAGTGAGTCTTCTAACCGAAAGGAGCACCTGtctcaaaaaaaatctgtttatTTAGCACATAGCTTCTGATCTTTTCGTTTGCATTTTACAGATATTGTAGGGCAGTCTCAGGACACAGTTTCTGCATCTCtcgaagaagataaaagaaaatccTATTGTTTGATTATATTGGGAATCGTTCAAGTGCTGCTAAATTATATTATAGTGGATCTAGAGAAACAGCCAGAAGGGAAAAAGGGTTCTGTCAGAAAGGAGATTGTCGACTTAATTGATCTTTATGAATCACTGGAAAAGGATGTGGGAAAATCGAAGCAGAGCAATGTTGGCAAGAGAGTACGATTTAGCGCCTGTAATGATACTGATCTGGGAAACACGAGTATCAATGAAGAGCGAGAGAAAGTTCCCTTTTTGGCTACTTCAAGTATCTACCAGCTATTTCTACTCAGTTTCAAACTCTATAGCAGCAAATCCGTTGGTACTCAGTCAGGCTCGCAGGATCACAGCCATTCATCACCAGCGAAGacagaaaaatcaattttctccttcactttgcatgtttgtGTTGGGCACATAAATTCATCTCTTTGCATGAAGGAGGAAAATCCACTTAAACCGTTGGTCTGTGGTGACATGAAGGTTCTGGGTCCTCCACTGCTAAAAGTAGTTTACCTGCTAAAGCCAGAGCCACCTCTAGCTACTGGACAGACGAATAAGGAGAAGAAAGGAAGGAAAGATGTTGACGGAAGAAAACAGTGTCTACATCTGGCCTTACTTAGCTTGAAAGAGCTACTCAATATATATTCAAGTGGATCTGGTTTGACTGGCTTGCTTGAAGATTTGTTGGCAGTACCTGCATCCGAGGATGCTACTTTAGAAGAGTGCAGGGAAGCTTCAAAAATTGAAGATCCACTTATAAAGAGCATCGAAATTTTCATGGCGAAAATCATGAAGCCCATGATCACAGACTTTATCGCGCAAAACTCTAATGACGTAGAGGTAAAATCCTTTAAACTTTCCTGCTATTTCTCTTGAGTGCATTCTTTAACGCACAGGAAGCTAAGACCATAATATTCAATTGCACTGTTCAGATTCTTTGTGACATAATGTTGAAGCTTGGGAACAATCTACCAGACAAATTCAAACAAAGGCATGGATCATGGGCTCATCAAATCTGCAGAAGCTGTGAAACATCTAACACCACTGTGGCAAAGAGCGTTCTGAAACTTGCCATCTCTTTTACTACATCCCCTGGTGATCTATGCATAGCCGTGGAAGTGGCTCAGGAGTTGCAAAATATCATGGGTTTAGACAAATCTGATACGTTAGAAGTGTCTGAGTCATACATGGTCATAAACCAGTCAACTAGTGCTTCCGTAACTTCTTGTATATTACAGTCTATTGATTCAGCAATAGTTGACATGGATTGGGCCACAAAGAAGCTAAAGAACTTTTATGTGGTCTCTCAAAAGAACATCCATCTCAGCGATGATACTGAGAGCACAGTCGGGTCGGTTCTCGAGGAAGCCCTTTACTCAATGGCTGAGTCAACAGTCAGAATActttcttcctttgttttgATGAACCTCAAAGGTAAGTTTTCACTTCTCACTGATCTGCTTCTCATTAACTCTAACTGAGCTTGTTTAATAGATGTTTTTGGTGATCTGCAGAGTCGCAAGCAGCGCAGTTTCTTAGACTAGCAGTTAGGTTTTATAAACAATTGGCACAAATTGTGAAGCTGAGGATTGCTCCCAAGGGTTGCAAGCAAATTCTTCCTAGccttaaatttcaaaaactcGTGGAACTGACTTGCAAGAGTCTCACGGTTCCTTTATATCCCTTTTTATCTGAAATGCAAAAGGTAAAAGTTGTTCAAGCAGTCATTACATTGATGTTTCTTCGTATCCAAAAGCGTGAAGTGTTGCTTCTTTTCCAAATTCAGGAACAACAAGAAAGTGTGAGTCACAATTCCAAGGGAATAATCAATAAGATCAAACAGGAGAACAAATGCATTCCTGATTTGATATTCCAGATAGAAGACTGTGAAAGATACCTAATTCAGCTAAGCAAAGTTACTAAATTGAATTTGTTGAGGCATGCCAAGCGCAGCACTGCCAGAGACTTCAAAATAATTGAAGATTCAGACCCTCCTGCAGGAGGCGAAGATGGAGGAAACCaggaagaagagacagagacacAGAACAATAATATTGGCGAGGATGATTTAAGACAAGAGtcagatgatgatggttcAGAAGAAATGTTGTCCCCCCGAAATGCTAGTTCAGTATCATCACCAGGATTAGATTCTGATAAAACAATAGCAGCAGCAACAGAAGaggacgatgaagaagaacaagaacaagatgaaggagaagaagaaagtggcGATAATCGTCCTAAAAAGATGGCTAGGAAGAGTTGGGTTGTGGAAGATTCTGATGAAGATTCTGAAACATTTTAGGTTCCCtgtttgtaaataaaactAGCAAGCTCAGAGAAGGAACACATAAAGATTATATACTTATAGCTCTTAGGTTTTTCCTTAAAGAGCAAGTCTTCATGGCAGGTCATCTCTACAAAGTTTGTATTAGGGTTTCTATTGCTGCAAGCTTATGTGAGTCAAATGTTGATAATAGTCCTAAACCAgtttgattatataatttatataatctcACCATACTTGGAGATCTTTAATAGTGTTTTGTGGAATATACACTTAGATAAGTACATTTTTCCGGagtcaaaatccaaaaacattttctcaTAAATCAAGTAAAGGACATTGACctattttttaatctttttttacGTAAACgacattttgattatttacCATTTGACTTTTAAATTAGTAAGTGTTTTACGTGTGATTTAAAACACGTTATTCATAATTGTACGCTATTGCTATTTTGCCCAGAAGACATTAGTTTACCATGTCAAGTTATCTTATAGAATCacagaatttttaaaaaggcaTAAGAATCTTTTCGCCAACCTACGCAAAAATCCCGTTTTCCTTCCCatcattttatcattttgccatcaaaattatttacttaatttaaCTATGACCCAAATTAAATGTAACTATcttcataattcataataacaaattgtttttgttgctgTTGTAGACTCTATGCTACATCCACTAACCTTTTGAGTAATTTAGTGTTGTGACTTGTGCCTCTGAAAAAATTGTGGATTATGCATTAAAATGATGGTTTATAAGGGAACATGTGGTCTGACCTTCATTATTAACTAATGTATCACAAGCCTTATCCAGAagtttttagttattaaaagCATAGTTGGGATTAACTAACCCTACTAACTAAGGCAACtaggttttaaaatggttaTCAAATTCACAAATTCCTAAgctaaaacaatttttttaataatataattaaattacatGTCTGACGTATCTATGAGTTCATCAGCTTTTTTACAGGCtgtataatttttattagtcAGGCATGCAATAACTAAGAGCCATTGTTAATGAATGAGCAGGTGTTTATGTGAAGAAGGCATTAATTTAAAGAGAGCATTGATTTGTTCAACTAAAAACCAGCTTCTCTAATCTTTTGCATTAAATTAAGGAATTGATCACAAAGTATTAAACCCCACCAATATAACAATAAACACACTTTTGAAAGTGAGAAAGAGACATATAGGTAAGGGACCTCAGTGTCTTTTACAGTCGAATCCTATGAATGTGGAGCACTAATTTCATGGGACACATATTATTACATAAAGACAAAGTAAAAtgccaaaatatataaatttaccCCACATTATTCCAAAACCTAAGAAAACTAGAATCTTGTGAGTCTAGAGACTTGACCAATTGATAATACTCTTTACGTTGCCATCGTGCTGGTCAACactaaatattgatttttaaaaaatctaaaaaaattattgattttgaccTAAACTTTCCGATTGTACATGACTATATCGAATCTCAACCACCTGTATgatctcttgcttcttcttatttatcttttcatGATATTTTCATTAGGAATTCGGATAAAAAAGAATTGCAGAAGCGGATCGTTGCATTAAGATGAAAATTaacttcaaacttttttttaattgcaaTGTGAAACTCACATTAATCAAGTTTTTGCATTGCATACgattttttgctttgttttgacCAATAGAGAAACCAATATAGTAAACCCATTTGTTATATACTGTAAACCACTAATCCACTATAGTAAAGCCATTTAATTTAATCCACAAATGTCgtctttaaaacgatttgttaTATACAGTATCCTTTTAATTTCAAGTTGAACATTTTGGAACATTCCAGTGATCGTTGATATGATCCTTTCCATTTTATACAACTAGATCAATACGTATAAACTTCCGGTGATTGTCATTTAGAAACGTACTTTCTGACACAAAGAACCATACATTTTTTCATcattatggaaaaaaaaacatataagatattttttgttaactgAGCAGAGCATGTTAATGACATGTTTGTGTAGTACTGTATTATTTTGGACACTATACGAGATAATGCTTTTCctttatgaataaaacaaagtaAGCGATTTGAAAAAAAGGTTTCTATAGTCTATTTCTGCTTGTCATATGAATATATAACGCATAACTTCGATTCACAATCAacctataaaagaaaaagtatgtaAGTTGGTAAATGTTTTATCCTTTAAAGAACGAGTAATACAGAACATGTTCATAattaaattccaaaaaaataaaattcttatACGTCTACATgtgaaataaatattacacAAACTTATGTCGGTTAAAGCTTAAAGATTCGCCCACACATTGAAGCTAAATTCGCATGAAACCAAGAGAATATCTTTAtttatactatataataaaaaaatatgtagtATTTATTACGTATCCCTTTTGTTTGTCGGTTTGTGGATTAGATCAACATAGTCTATCACTAATCACTTATATAATATCACAAATTCCCTTTTGTTTATCATCTTCTAACAATTTCtaatcttttaaatataaagTTGCATGGTTGCGAGATTTTAATACTAATTGTATAAACGAACTAAATAAACTCTAATCTCTAAGTTAGTTCCATCAAAGCTAACTTAATTGTCAAAAAGGTCTCAATCAGATTAAAAAACactaaatgaaattaaatattttactaGGGGCTCCCATAGATATGCAAAAAGAAAGCTCTGAAATACCCAAAACACCCTTTCGGCTTTACACGTTATTAAACAAAACGACAAAAATTAGCCAAAGGGTAACaaagtcaacaaaacataagttttcagtttttgCGATTCTCTCTGCTTCAGTAAGCGAAACCGCCTGCTTGGTTTCTCGGATCTCGACGGTAACGCGACGGCGCAGTCGCCGGAGaatcaaatttcttcttcttaacatCCATTAAAGAACAATACTCTCTTCTcaagctttcttcttcgtccatAATCATCTGCTTCGATCTACACTCCACGCTACAAAACGCTCTATCAcctctaaaacaaaaatatcaaagatctcaggaaacaaacaaaagaatatatatggaTTTAGCCATTTATAGATGATGACTTACTTATACATGTAGATATCTTTCGCTGGAAGAAGTTTTCGTCTACAGAGAAAACAATGTTCGAGAAATCCAGAATCTTGATAACAACGACGGAGATTAGTCGTGTCCGTCGTCACGGCGGTGGTGACAATAATGTTGGCTTTGTTGACGACTTTAGGACTAATTAAGACACCTTCACTAAGagggtttttgttgttgttgttgttgttgttgttgttgttgttgttgttgttgttagtcATCTCCAAAACAATACTTAGTcccaccattttttttgttctctcctATCTCATTTCTTTCAGGTGTTAATAGcgaaaagaaggaagaagaagttttattttttttggattcgcCGAGAAAAGAGTTATAGAGGATAGGTGGGACCTACAAGTGTACTATGCGAGGAcgattgattttgatttcttttgctCGATATACGCCACGTGTGTCCTTCTCTTCATTACTTGTGTAATCTTTTTTACCCATTTTTTTGGGATAAATGTTTACaatattatcaaattttacttttgtcgttttcttttgtttttcttatttactactactactatagGAGAGTTTGTTTTGAGACGTGTCATCTTTAAATTTCAGTCcttatttcatgtttttctaGTCTAAGTTGTATCATTTCTAACTCTATTTCGTAATGCTAAGATTAGTAGCTTTCttagaagatatttttaaattattcaaCTCTTTTGGATCTATTAACGTGGAATTGCGTGATTGATGATGTTAATACGATGATAAATCAGCTGGTTGGGAAAAAATAcataatctttttaatttccattgaataagatgaaaatgaattgATAAAGCTGAACTCGTGTATGATCTCGCAAATATTCAAACTCAACCATTGGTCAAATTTGTCTACAACTGAGGTTGGATTGCGGTAATtgagtttaaattttatcattttaaatatttaaattgaaTTTAGCATGCATACACGATtactatttttcattttatccTACTATCTGAAATGTGGAATAGAGAGTATCTTCAGGGTTTAGATGAATAGTTATTGTAATGTCTTTGGCTGTTCTGGATAAGGGGTCAGTTTTTTCATTTATGGTGTGACAATGAGTGGTTGCTCGACTCTGGTTATTGCTAGGTTCGCAggtttttattatcttatgAGGTTAGTCTATAGATCTCTTACCTTTCTTGATTTTTCGAGCATGGTGTTATACTGAGTTTGGATATTTTACTCCTCATATCTTTGTATATCATATCTGATCAAGATCTTGATCTTATAGTATGGTTTCTATCTAGGCGTGAATTGTCAGTTTGTCTATGATATATATCATCGTATTCGAAAAAGTGTGAGGTGATTACAAATTAGGTAATTCAtaaattattatgataaattattCAGCCTTAGCCCTATTTGTTTCTCCATCCAAATGGATCATCtggatgaaaatgaaaaataatgtttgtttttcacaAATTAACAGATCATTTGGATGAATCATTTGGATGTTTCATCTGAATGACTTTGTAAATTTAGGCTAATTTGTGAAACTCATTTGGATGGATTTGGTAGAACCATTaggatgaagatgatttagtccaaaaaacaaatgacaaatatatcctcttttaataatgttaattttcaatagtttttttttttttttaattacatattatactaaaaaactctaaaaattgtgaaatcactaactattattttacgtcaaaattataaattcgtttttcccgccaaaatcgcaaaatcatattttcctcCAAAGtcgcaaaatcatattttctcgccaaaaccgcaaaatcatattttcctgTCAAAAcgttaaaatcatattttcccacaaaaccgcaaaatcatatttttccgctaaaaccgtaaaatcatattttcccgtcaaaatcacaaaatcgtatttttccgccaaaaccgtacAATCGtattttcccgtcaaaaccgtaaaatcatattttcccaccaaaaccgtaaaatcgtat includes:
- a CDS encoding fanconi anemia group I-like protein (unknown protein; INVOLVED IN: biological_process unknown; LOCATED IN: cellular_component unknown; EXPRESSED IN: cultured cell; Has 30201 Blast hits to 17322 proteins in 780 species: Archae - 12; Bacteria - 1396; Metazoa - 17338; Fungi - 3422; Plants - 5037; Viruses - 0; Other Eukaryotes - 2996 (source: NCBI BLink).) translates to MTVAAAAEEPSQRPLTDKDIIRLAQYHHCQTGFSLPPYLLSPSSHDSLLSYLKSRSSSPSPSKQVSEYVIALLSLISLSPTTPSLCSLLASLLISYTQIFNSCKIPSDSDSLKTIQLFGTLLRYLHVKEVKSVVDSILSGVTRVITVDEAQVFDLLPVCFDLLRREGKASEIDFVNSAIDRVLSCEWNKALLTKMVSLAKEFSFLDKGRKSELVEKVFVGIKLIDLQDLPSLVYQLLVLASKGFCKREVIGGVVGYFGSKAETRVASVVRQIEGTVLLHVNFAVKQDPSLGQEVVALVKSDLRAFNHFTVAVLFSVARVRKFGESSLGMLRTALLTAYNDYRLSKDCKWLPVELKEESFLHAKLVEKSLLRAVSECRYGREHVVPSVIQFGFMLLESVEEGRSNEFGDSKGVLGIEKLSIQILGTLFEVHDMTRNEIIEQCKFRILSLKCAKSKPIVRLLGYLVQRYSLIMLEFVHHLKELLDYFTFMEGHISCFLVSAVIPLIKFSRDLQDYTILVIRKAMFRREDTVRVAATKVITDLILAEKLAKRDSSFTFQDSASQASSSQQTEMSCIVRGNLFTELNGLLQRCLYQQARVKEVVYDGLVKLVLIDPSSGGHVLDFLMPHFLRFFGQDTDFQLGITSCIRVEGDKFTIEEPLDRLLFCVSWILLLQQQNSSDRPSDAAWPCFGFSLSQDNEQQVGRNLSHEAYSSALVKIRSFLLGKKLGDIVGQSQDTVSASLEEDKRKSYCLIILGIVQVLLNYIIVDLEKQPEGKKGSVRKEIVDLIDLYESLEKDVGKSKQSNVGKRVRFSACNDTDLGNTSINEEREKVPFLATSSIYQLFLLSFKLYSSKSVGTQSGSQDHSHSSPAKTEKSIFSFTLHVCVGHINSSLCMKEENPLKPLVCGDMKVLGPPLLKVVYLLKPEPPLATGQTNKEKKGRKDVDGRKQCLHLALLSLKELLNIYSSGSGLTGLLEDLLAVPASEDATLEECREASKIEDPLIKSIEIFMAKIMKPMITDFIAQNSNDVEEAKTIIFNCTVQILCDIMLKLGNNLPDKFKQRHGSWAHQICRSCETSNTTVAKSVLKLAISFTTSPGDLCIAVEVAQELQNIMGLDKSDTLEVSESYMVINQSTSASVTSCILQSIDSAIVDMDWATKKLKNFYVVSQKNIHLSDDTESTVGSVLEEALYSMAESTVRILSSFVLMNLKESQAAQFLRLAVRFYKQLAQIVKLRIAPKGCKQILPSLKFQKLVELTCKSLTVPLYPFLSEMQKVKVVQAVITLMFLRIQKREVLLLFQIQEQQESVSHNSKGIINKIKQENKCIPDLIFQIEDCERYLIQLSKVTKLNLLRHAKRSTARDFKIIEDSDPPAGGEDGGNQEEETETQNNNIGEDDLRQESDDDGSEEMLSPRNASSVSSPGLDSDKTIAAATEEDDEEEQEQDEGEEESGDNRPKKMARKSWVVEDSDEDSETF
- a CDS encoding DUF581 family protein, putative (DUF581) (Protein of unknown function (DUF581); FUNCTIONS IN: molecular_function unknown; INVOLVED IN: biological_process unknown; LOCATED IN: chloroplast; EXPRESSED IN: 18 plant structures; EXPRESSED DURING: 7 growth stages; CONTAINS InterPro DOMAIN/s: Protein of unknown function DUF581 (InterPro:IPR007650); BEST Arabidopsis thaliana protein match is: Protein of unknown function (DUF581) (TAIR:AT1G78020.1); Has 1807 Blast hits to 1807 proteins in 277 species: Archae - 0; Bacteria - 0; Metazoa - 736; Fungi - 347; Plants - 385; Viruses - 0; Other Eukaryotes - 339 (source: NCBI BLink).); its protein translation is MVGLSIVLEMTNNNNNNNNNNNNNNNKNPLSEGVLISPKVVNKANIIVTTAVTTDTTNLRRCYQDSGFLEHCFLCRRKLLPAKDIYMYKGDRAFCSVECRSKQMIMDEEESLRREYCSLMDVKKKKFDSPATAPSRYRRDPRNQAGGFAY